One genomic region from Osmerus eperlanus chromosome 6, fOsmEpe2.1, whole genome shotgun sequence encodes:
- the fas gene encoding tumor necrosis factor receptor superfamily member 6 has product MKAMLANMLTLLLFMCVALSVTLKAEESSERNLSLLRFKRQDCPDGTYQHEGVTCCRCAPGQRLQKHCTLKPNDRICVFCKTEETYNSDPTFLDSCEPCRSCDPKANLEVEDKCTIRKNTVCRCQKDYYCDRAKEDCTACHPCKTCGVNVVKVPCTATNNTICHEAQNNSDSENNYAVAVTATLGSILIAAAVFFCFCFWRKKKARFAPKVKSTDSGTGQEIPLLIGVNLTPHVPDIAKEVGWKIMRNVAIRCGMSNAEIETHQLNSPDVNEWCQSLLSAWVEKEGSQGAEKLVQNLREMKKKTTAEKVESILGARNENGHNNREGKEQVEEA; this is encoded by the exons ATGAAGGCGATGTTAGCAAACATGTTAACTTTACTTTTATTTATG TGTGTGGCTCTGTCAGTTACACTCAAGGCCGAAGAAAGTTCTGAACGCAACCTCAGCTTGTTACGCTTCAAGAGACAAGATTGTCCAGATGGTACATATCAACATGAGGGTGTTACATGTTGTCGTTGTGCTCCTG GTCAACGACTACAGAAGCACTGCACTCTTAAACCAAACGATCGAATTTGTGTCTTCTGCAAAACTGAGGAGACCTACAATAGTGATCCCACTTTCTTGGACTCCTGTGAACCATGCAGGTCCTGTGACCCTAAAG CTAACCTTGAGGTGGAGGACAAATGCACTATCCGCAAGAACACCGTGTGTCGCTGCCAGAAGGACTACTACTGTGACAGGGCGAAGGAGGACTGTACAGCCTGCCACCCTTGCAAAAC GTGTGGAGTGAATGTTGTCAAGGTTCCCTGTACAGCCACCAACAACACAATATGCCATGAAGCCCAAaataattctgattctgaaaacaaTTATG CGGTGGCTGTCACAGCTACCCTTGGTTCTATCCTTATTGCAgctgctgtttttttttgtttttgtttttggcgAAAAAAGAAAGCACGTTTTG CTCCAAAGGTTAAATCAACTGACAGTGGAACAGGACAG GAAATACCACTTCTGATAG GTGTCAACCTCACGCCGCACGTCCCGGACATTGCCAAAGAAGTGGGATGGAAGATTATGAGGAACGTGGCCATACGCTGTGGGATGAGTAACGCTGAAATTGAGACTCATCAGCTAAACTCGCCAGACGTTAATGAGTGGTGCCAGAGCCTGCTGAGTGCCTGGGTGGAGAAGGAAGGGTCCCAAGGAGCTGAAAAACTGGTTCAGAACCTCCGGGAGATGAAGAAGAAGACCACAGCAGAGAAAGTGGAGTCAATACTTGGGGCCAGGAATGAAAATGGGCACAACAACAGAGAGGGTAAAGAACAGGTTGAAGAGGCTTGA